The Populus alba chromosome 6, ASM523922v2, whole genome shotgun sequence genomic interval tatatatgttaaaaaaaaaataaattaatacacCCGGATTGGATTACCTGGGTTTCAAGTTATTCGATCGAATCATCCAGATTTGATCAACCAGTtacatcttctagttttttcgGATTCATATCTCTGAAAAGGATGATTGATTTTTCCTGTACGcaaggaaagggaaaaaaaagtcaaaattacGGGCATCTAGAAACCATGCGTACTGGGCAATAAATTAAGCATCAAGTCcacaacattatattctttggtGTAATATTAGCGAGTCAACCAACCGTGTAAAGCTTTTTATAGAGTATCTTCACAGGTCTCAGCATCACTATGCATTTCCTACACTACCTCGCCTGTCCTAATTAAGATTGACTTTGACAATTTCAAGTCTTTCCATGAATAATTTTCTTTGGGGTTTATACATTGCATCATCTTGTTTAGGCATATATAAGACTTGTTTTCATTCCTTGCACTTGCTACGCCACATGCTCTTGAGATAAGATAGAATTGAAAACTTTTTAGCCTTTCTAGCCAAACTTCTTGGGGGTTTTACGTCCCATCTCTTTGTTTAAGCAATATACTTGTTTAAGCTAATTATTTTCGAGTTGCAAGTTCTTAGCTCTCAAAATTCCATGGCCTCGACGATCTATTTAGTTTTgttgttcttattcttttgtatGGTTGCTGAGGCTCAAGATGTAGAATTCCTCTTCAATGGATTCAATGGAAGTGAAGCAAACTTCACACTTGATAAAGTTTCCATTACCAAGCCTAGTGGTTTACTAAGGCTCACCAACAAAACGCAAAATGCTGTAGGACATGCATTTTATTCCGAAAAAGTACGGATGCTTAACAGAAGTTCATCTTCGTCTATGAATGCTTCTTCCTTCAGCACAGCTTTTGTCTTTCAGATTATCTCTCCATCCAAAGGTGAGGGAGGATTCGGCTTTGCTTTCACCTTATCTCCCTCCGATCGGCTTCCTGAGGCTGAGGCAGGGCATTACCTTGGTCTTTTCAACTCTACAAACGATGGTTTCTCCTCCAACTATATTTTTGCTGTTGAATTCGACACAGTTAATGGATTCAACAAGAGTACAGACTCTGTAGGCAATCATGTCGGAATCAACATCAACAGCGTGGATTCAAAAGCAGGAAAACCAGCTGCTTATAACGACGACGTAAACCGGCTTGATTCATCTGAAGAATTGATGTTGGACAGTGGTAAACCTATTCAAGCTTGGGTCGAATATAATGGTGTGACTAACGTATTAACGTAACAATAGCTCCCATGGACCATGACAAACCGATTCAACCACTCATTTCCTTCCAACAAGATCTAAGCACTTATGTTAAGGAGGATATGTATGTTGGTTTCTCCGCCTCTACTGGAAATAAGGCGAGCTCTCATTACATACTGGGATGGAGTTTTTCCACCAAGGGAGAAGCCCCTCTACTAAATCTTTCTCGGCTTCCTATCGCACTGCAGGAGAAAAATTCATCGTCTTTCCGACCCTCAGTGATTGTTATTATCGCATCTTTATGCGGTGTGACCACTCTTCTGTTTGTACTACTGTTCTTTCTTACGGTGTATAAAATAAAGTGGCGGCAATCTGAGGCTCTTGAAGACTGGGGAATTGGAGTGTCCGCACAGGTTTCGCTATCAAGATCTTTATACAGCAACTCAGGGTTTTAAAAAGAGTGAGATCATCGGAGTTGGTGGGTTTGGCGCAGTGTACAAAGGTAGATTGCCTACAAATGGAAATGAAGTTGCTGTTAAGAAGATCAATCACAACTCAATCCAGGGTTTGAGAGAATTCACTGCAGAGATTGAAAGCCTGGGACGTTTACGGCACAAGAACTTGGTGAATCTCCAAGGATGGTGCAAGACAAAAAATGACCTCCTCCTAGTTTATGAGTTCATCCCAAATGGAAGCCTGGCCGGTCTCCTCTTCAGTCGGAGAAACAACTTTGTATTGAGCTGGGAGCAAAGATTGAATATTGTTAAAGGCGTTGCAGCAGGGCTTTTGTATTTGCATGAGGAATGGGAGCAAGTGGTGATTCACAGAGATGTCAAGTCAGGCAATGTCTTGATAGATGCAGAAATGAACGGGCAGCTAGGAGACTTTGGTCTAGCCAGGTTGTATGATCATGGCACGATGTCGCACACCACAAATATTGTTGGCACGATAGGGTATCTTGCACCTGAACTGACACGCACCGGTCAGTCTTCTACCGGCTCCGATGTGTATGCATACGGTATTTTGCTTCTTGAAGTGGCTTGTGGCAGAAACCCGTTGAAACTAGCAACTTCATTCTGATAGATTCAGTGATTGAATACCATCGAATGGGTTAGAATTATCGATGCAGCTGATCCAAAGCTGAACTCTGCATTCGTGGTCAAAGAAATGGAGTTGGTGCTGGGGTTGGGTCTTCTTTGCTCTCATCGCAAACCTAAAGCCAGGCCAACCATGAGACAAGTTATACGGTATCTTAACTGGGAAGATAAGCTTCCTGTATTTGATGATTTGGGCTCTCCTGATTCTCTGCGTGGGAGCACAAAATCTATGGAAGTTTCGGTTTCCAGTAACACGATCACAGGATCATTTCCTTCATCTTCTATCGGTCACATGACTTCTAGTTTTATAGATGCCGGCAGGTAGCGGAATCCATCTTCCTTTTATAGATCGGCTTTTTTAGCTTATAGTTTGTAGTTCCATACTAGCAGCTTATAGTTCTAGTTCTATTCTagaaagtatatttattttatgtttttggatagttttgatgtattaatattaaaattaattttttaaaaaataaaaaaaattattttaatatacttttaaattaaaaaccattttgaattattattgttaccCCCAACCAAAGTAGATAATGTACACTGAAAAgggttatttaattttctttcttttcccaaTCGTGCAGAACAGGAAATTGATTCTTGACTGTGTTATGCATCAATCTCATGATTTTTGTTCTCAACTGAACTTGCAAGGCTTTACCAAAAGTGCTAGATGTGGTTATCTcatagtttgatttttaaaataactgtCCACCCGtgaattgtgtgtgtgtgtagaaaaaaatacaaaatataacgtcacttaaaataatatcactTAAACTTGCCCTACcacataaattaataacaataaatgaGTGTTtgaactattttataaaaaatttagaaatttttttatttaaaataaaattttattttatatttttaaatcattttgatatattaatgttaaaaataatttttaaaaaataaaaaaattattttaatatatttctaaataaaaaaaaaacattctaaatCACTAGTAAAACCCAATCAAACCCTAACGTTCTAAAAGAAGCCTTAGctccataattttaatttatcccaTTTGATTCTGCCCTACCATATACTGCACTGGTCTATGTTGTGAATTATTCACTGTTTTAGAATCACTGAAAACCCAACATATATATGTTCaccaaatcaaatttcaatttgaaaataaccctaaaatctcaattttaagtaatttttagaGATTGCTGAAACCCACAACACCACGTTGATTCAAACTCGGAGTGCATTGCATACAAGAATGAAGCAATTAGAGAATGATTCGTGAGCATGTAGCTGGAGAAAAAGGACTTTAAAATGACTCAATAGACCACCGATTAGTGGATACATTAAAGGAACCAGAGTTCTACCATGCTTGCACATGGGTAGATGACGTAATTTCTTTCTGGGATCCCTCACAGCCTACCAAAACTAGAAGAGGAGAGAGCGGGGAAAAAAGGTGCCTATTCTCTAGATGAAGCAATCAATGACCGTAAACAACTTCAGCTCCATCTCATGAAACAACACGAGCAATCATCACTTGGGTCCAATTTGCAGTCTCTTTGAGATGTTCATCTTCAGATTGGAGACACTCGCCGAGGAATTGAACGCAGAATGCTTTGTCTTTAAACAGTATTTTCGTGTTTGGACCAAGAGCATCTGCCAGATCACCCATAACCGCAACTGCTGCTTTTGTAACACTCTCATCCCTGCACAACAAGGAACAGAATATTAGATGTGAACAAATAAATGCagtgtctgtgtgtgtgtgtgtgtgagagagagagagagagtgaaggGGAAGGAAGCAGCGGAagcaaagaaatgaaagaagaCAAGATACCTATATTTCTCTCTGAAAACCAATTCTATGAACTGGAAAAGGTGACCAGCATGCGGCAGCATCAACTCAGGCTTGGAATCTTTGAATCCCTGAAGAATACCAGAATAAGCTTCAAATATGCTACGCTTAAGCTGGTTGCCATAATCCATCAACTCCTCATCACTATTATCCATCTGAGCACAGACCTCAGCAGCACTTCGCATCATTGCTACTGTAGGCTCAATGTACTTAGAGAATTGCTCGCCTATAGCAAGAGCAATGTCCCCAAAGCAGGAGAAAATGGGAGGCTTGACCGACCGGTTGAGTTCAGCACTCTGGAGATTGCAGACAAGGTGGTTCATGATCCCATCACAGTATGGTAAAACTTTGTCCTCCAGTGCACGGCAAATGTCACCAATCACCCCAACTGTGATGGCACAAACCTCGTACTCCTCAAAATTCTGTAGCCCCATCTCTAGGTATTTGTATAACTCAGGCATATACTTCTCGAATTCTGGACCAGAGGCGTGAGCCAGTGCACCGATTGCAAGCATTGCTTCCTCATGCACAGTAGAGCTGCGGCAAGCAAAAACCCTGAGGAACAGAAACATAATTGGATCTGCTGCCTGAAGTATACTGGGCTTGGTCTCATCAGTGCTGCTAAGCTTTTGGATGATCACCTGGATAACAGCACAAAGGGAAGCTTGCAAGTCCCCTTGCTTCTCTCTATCATCTGATGAGACAATTTGAAGCTCTAGTGTCTGCCCCAACTTATGCAAGATGCTTTTGAGCAGCTCCAAAATAATTAGTGATGTTTCCACAACATTGGAAGACCTAACAACCTCGTTCAATGTCTCATAAGCAGAAGTCCTGAGCTTAAAGTCGCTCCCATCTGTCCGCTCAGCAGTTTTGAGAAGTTCAGAGATTATCCTAGGGATGTGTTGAGTTAGATGCGAGGAACTTGTTCCAGCATCTTCATATCCCTGTGCAAGGTAATAGATTGCCCCACAAACCTTTTCAGCTACATTTGGAGCATCATTAATACTCTCCAGCAAGACAGCTACAATTCTTTCCAGCTTCTCCTGGGAAATCACAGAAAAATCCACTGGCAGACAGTgcaaaaaactcaaatatacGACTAAGCGTCCAGGCAGTTGTGTCCTtgacattattattttcatcccTCATTGCATTAAGCAGAAAATCCAAGCCATTAGTAACAAGTGGACGCAATGTTTCAACGCTAGGGCCTTCTAGAATTGAGCCAAATGCATATGTGGCTGCCTCGCGACAATGCCAATCTGGCTTAAGAATATTACCCTCGACAAAGGGCATTACAAGTTTCACAATAGAATCCCCAACAGTTCTAGCAACAAGACCAAGACAGGTGCCCCCCGCCATGGATACATTCCAAATGCTATCATCCTGATCCTGATCCTCCTGTTTCAACATAGTATCCAACAACAAAGGAACAAGATATGGGAGGGCCTTTTCTATGAAGCGTGAATGAGCAGACCCAGAATCTCCACCTTCAACAGTCCCATATTCTTGAAGCTCTATCTCTTCATCGCAGATGGAGCCTCCAGAATTCAATTGCTTGGAGGGCAACACTCTCTTCATCCCCTTTTACAGCATTGATGTTAGCTGGAAGAGGGTCTGCATATAAGGTTCAAGCACCTCATAGTATGTTTGATGCTATAGAAACAAGACACTCGAAAGCAGCCTGCCTGATATCCGCCTCTTTGGAAATTGCAGTTTCACATACCACCTTCATGATGTAATTGCGCTCCATTTCATTGTCAAAGTTGGTCTGGGCAAAATCTAAGCATTATACAAGGCCTTTGTTGCTGCAAGACGTACTTCATGACTGTTGTTCAGCAAGGTTCATGCCTTGGACAACAGCAGTGAGAACAGAGTTAAACTTCATCCTGCACAAGATCCTGATGCGATTATCACCTCACAAACATATCCAAGAGTTTCCAGGGTCGCCTGTTTCAAAGCTGCAGCGACTATCTTGCTGGTCATATTATTAAGTAATGATCCGATGAGCTCAGGCCACTGCTTCCGTGGAATCTCAATGGAAGCAACTTTTGCCAATTACTTGGGCAGAAGTGTGTCTTGCTTCCGATGCAGATGACCCAAGCGTTCTCAAGAAGTGAGTCTTTGATTTGTGATTTGATAGAAATTTCAATTAGTCATCCATTGTTGAACAAGATGTTCCTTTCTCACAGAATCTTTAGCATCTAAAGAGTTTTTAAGAACAAATACCAGCCAATCTACGTGATTCTAAAGGCTTTACATTGTTTGCAAGCTCCACTGCCAAGGATAGAAGGAAAAAGGGGCAAGTTCTGCTCTTGAACTGCCTAAGACTGCCTCTGCCTGAGTACGGATATTTGCATCCGGTGATTGGGCAGCCAATAGAAACTGAGTGATCTCCAATGCCATTGCTTTCAACACTGCAAGAGAAAACAACACAAAGTCCTATCAGTGAAAGTAGTAACAATAAATCAAACAGCAGCAAAATGAATAATTGAAGAACTTGGTAAACAACAGAATGgaatgagaaaagaaagataaaaacattaaatacaaTCAAACCCTGAGAGTCATAAAAACGGGTGAAACCAAATTATTGTATACCATGACAGTATATGCACATGGTAGAATCTATATCAATAAACATCAACGGATCCATCAACAAGATAACACATTCAGTTCCATCTATATGATAccataataatttcaataacttataaattatattgaaaatcgAGCTAATAAACAGATAAAATCATAACCAGAATCAAACCATAAACAAATGAAATGTTTAGAAGAGATTTAGAGAAAcagattgaaaaaacattaattacagGAATGCCCCATAACCTGTAAAAAACAAAGCAGTACAAAATCCTAAATCCATTACAAAATATGCACGCATtcattacatataaaatatgattgtaGATCCTGCATATCTAAATATCAACAAGATTAATCAAGCAGTCCCAACAATATCTTACTTCaattaccacaaaaaaaaaaaaatatatatatatatatatagattctaCCAGATTTAGGTAAGTAATCATGACAGTCCAGATGAACTGATTTGGCAAAATCAGATCAAATAACAGAAAGTCACAGCCTTCTTCAACCATATACAAATTCATAAactgggtttttattttaaaaaaaaaatgcgaaATCGACAATCTTCTTCGAAGAGCAAATGCttgatcaaataataaaattactcaacaaaaaaaactcttaactaCTTTTTTAATCTCAGTCATTCAATTAAAACACTAAATATGAAACAACATTGATTTCTCCAAAATTACACACTCAAATactgcaaaaaaaaatgcacgaaacaagaaaaaatgtaCAGTCGactaaagaaaaacagaaaaggagCCCTCACAGTAACACCATAAAAAATCCCTTACAGAAGAACTAGTGATTAgaataaaaacagaaacaaaaataaagtacCTTAAATCAGAGGGAAACCGTCGGCACTAAAAAAGCGTGACCTGCTCTTTCGTTGTTGAAGATGGAGAGAAGTGTAAACAGAGAGAGGGAAGGGAGAGACGGACTTCAATGAAGAAACTGTTCGATTGATTGATTTCAGGGTTTTGGAAGAAATGTTATTGCTGTTGTCGTTGTTATTTTCGAATGGAATGAAGAAGCGGGAGCCAGGAGGTAAATGAATTAGcgtggaaaaaggaaaaaacacaacGGGCAGGGGTTTTTTGGATGCCCCACTGCTGCCCGACTTCAAAAACCCTAGCTTTTTTAATTCTCTCATGTGTGAGTCATGTCGCACGCGTGTCAACGTTTAAATTCAATGGGCTTGATTGGGCTTTCCTTTTGGGGATGGAAAGTGGCCACCTCATGAACtgcttaacattttttttggggtttCTGTTTGATTTggagattttttctttctttcttttctgggtTAGTAccctttctattttattttgtagaacAATACTGAGGATGAACTTTTGGTGAGACCTGTCTCAAGAAACTCTTTACACCACAGAGCTTGTGCTCCATGCACCATGGGAGTAGAACTTCTAGGCCACAGCCTTTATGTGAAGGATATGATCGTCCGACTGTTCTTGAAACGTACTCCTCTGAATAATTGTATGGATAGGGAAGCTTCTTATCAGAATTATTCAACGCGCAAAGCGCAGATGATGCAGCTAATGCAGTGATATCTGGAAGAAACCGCTCCATCGTGAAATTTAGAGACCGGTTTTCAGCTGAGTCCACACTCTCTAAATTTAGCCTGTCTAATCCGTGCCCTTCCACAGATTTCTGTGCAATATCTATTGCTTCTGTCGATGATAATAGCATTTGAAAACACATCAACCTCTCCACCATCATCGCCGTCATCAACATCAGCATCACATCCATCATCACGATCATCAAGTTGACGATACAACTGTGATCACCGTTTTTTGCTGCTGCCTTTTGTAGATGACAACTGCATGGTGGGAGCGTCCGCAGAGGAGTTTCTGCTTCCTGGATATCATCTCTATCCCTATCCCTGGGGTTGCCAGGAGATTGTTCCCAACAAAATCGGATCCTATCACTCGTATCCTGCAAAGCAGCTTGTGAATTTGTTGCACAATAAATTTCTCCATTACTAGTGTGACCGCCTAGTCGATAAGAGTGGCAGGTTTAAGTTCAGCTTTCTGGGACGATTAACATCAACACGTTGCTCCCTCATCTCCACCTTATGAAATGCTCACAGGCAAAAGGTAGGAAAGATCCTTTCTCGCCAAGTGATTAAAGTAGTAGTTCAGCACCATTTGTGTTAATTTCAACAATTAGGGATCCTAACTGGCATAGCAAACTTTATGGCTACTGAGTTTTGAGAAACAATTTATCTAGCAATGATTTCTAGATGTTCTAGAGTCTAAAATCTGATATATGCCATGAAAagtacaaagaaaaaggaagtaaaCAAGTCCTGAAACAGAGACGTGGAAAATTGGGTATGAATTTTATGACAAAATTGTGAAGCACAAAGAACAATAGACACTACAGTATGAATTCAGCAAAAATCAGTCAAAATCAGTTAATCTGTAAGCCTCTTAACAAGGCAGACCTCAGCATAAGCTGCCATTCATACACATGTTTCTTTCAACAATGATACATTCATTTCAATCTTTGCTGAAGTGAAATATAGGGCAGTGGCAGGATATCACATACATTTACAAGCTATCCCACTTTTTGTACAATCCCTTTCTTGTCAAATTCAAATTATCCCTTTCTCCCTCTGAAATTCCTTTCACGAAAAGGCCACCAGGATGTCTGCGTCACTAtggagaaaatccaaaaaaaaattcctaggAAAACTGGCCTTTCTAGTACCAAATATAAGAAAATGTGGTGGCAATGATGTGATTGCCCAGATACTAAAGATAACAAGCATGGACTTCTGgttctcatttttcttgttcATTACCCTGCCGTATTCTCTTATAGAGCTCGATGGTACCTTTGTGGTTGGGATCAAGACAGAGAGCTGCTTCACAGTCTCGAAGGGTGGAGCCATTATCACCCATTGAATCATAAAATGCTGCTCGAAGATGCAGCAGCTGTAAGTCTGGCTTGAAAGCTATGACCCTTGTAAGCTCTTTTATGGCTTCCACTTCTTTGTGGTCATCCATTAAAACTGAAATGGCACAGAATTAGtcttagtattttaaaattaaatgtgtaTTCACTCACATAATCCACACTGAATTCCAACTACACAAAATGCAATGATAATCCCAATAGTTTAATATAGAAGTGTTTTTCAGTTAGATCATTAGCCTGAAGCCAAAATATGACCAGCTGAACTTTAAAGTCAACAGAAAACATGTAttctgaaagaagaagaaacaaaaaccaaactaaCTTTCTTCTAATAACTTTGAAGCAAAAATCAAGTGCTTTTCATCTGATTATGCTAATATTAATCAAGACGACCTGAAAATGTAGCATggaataaacaaaaaacaaggaaCGTGGCCATGCATACTTCAGAAGCATATCAGAGCAGCAGTCAAGAGCATGCATTCTTCAATACAAACAAATAGTGTACTTCCTTTGCCTAGAAGAAGTCCATCATTCAATTAATCTGACGTTTAACTATAGATGTAATCTCATCTAATGAGACAACTTTGAACCCCGGTCATTCTAGTCAAACACCCTGCAGTTAGATCAATAAGCACAATTTATGCAGGAGGATGTCAGGGGTGCTTTGAAGCCAACCATTTATTAAAGCTCAGAGTAGGAGACtggattttaaataattaaggaGCCACAAAGGTCTATTTATATGACAAGATCATAGATAAAACAAATGTCTCAACAAGGTGAAA includes:
- the LOC118048288 gene encoding uncharacterized protein, producing MAAYAEDTSDRIRFCWEQSPGNPRDRDRDDIQEAETPLRTLPPCSCHLQKAAAKNGDHSCIVNLMIVMMDVMLMLMTAMMVERLMCFQMLLSSTEAIDIAQKSVEGHGLDRLNLESVDSAENRSLNFTMERFLPDITALAASSALCALNNSDKKLPYPYNYSEEYVSRTVGRSYPSHKGCGLEVLLPWCMEHKLCGVKSFLRQVSPKVHPQYCSTK
- the LOC118048175 gene encoding LOW QUALITY PROTEIN: probable L-type lectin-domain containing receptor kinase VI.1 (The sequence of the model RefSeq protein was modified relative to this genomic sequence to represent the inferred CDS: inserted 2 bases in 2 codons; deleted 2 bases in 2 codons), translating into MASTIYLVLLFLFFCMVAEAQDVEFLFNGFNGSEANFTLDKVSITKPSGLLRLTNKTQNAVGHAFYSEKVRMLNRSSSSSMNASSFSTAFVFQIISPSKGEGGFGFAFTLSPSDRLPEAEAGHYLGLFNSTNDGFSSNYIFAVEFDTVNGFNKSTDSVGNHVGININSVDSKAGKPAAYNDDVNRLDSSEELMLDSGKPIQAWVEYNGVTNXINVTIAPMDHDKPIQPLISFQQDLSTYVKEDMYVGFSASTGNKASSHYILGWSFSTKGEAPLLNLSRLPIALQEKNSSSFRPSVIVIIASLCGVTTLLFVLLFFLTVYKIKWRQSEALEDWELECPHRFRYQDLYTATQGFKKSEIIGVGGFGAVYKGRLPTNGNEVAVKKINHNSIQGLREFTAEIESLGRLRHKNLVNLQGWCKTKNDLLLVYEFIPNGSLAGLLFSRRNNFVLSWEQRLNIVKGVAAGLLYLHEEWEQVVIHRDVKSGNVLIDAEMNGQLGDFGLARLYDHGTMSHTTNIVGTIGYLAPELTRTGQSSTGSDVYAYGILLLEVACGXKPVETSNFILIDSVIEYHRMGRIIDAADPKLNSAFVVKEMELVLGLGLLCSHRKPKARPTMRQVIRYLNWEDKLPVFDDLGSPDSLRGSTKSMEVSVSSNTITGSFPSSSIGHMTSSFIDAGR